GGTATGGAAACACCAAATCTTAAAACACCGTTCATCAAATTCGCCTCTACTTAACTAAGGCCACAATTTTATATAGTTATGCTCAAATAAGATATAAGTCTAGATTATTTTTATTATATGGTATAGAAAGATTTATTAGTATATAAGTATATCTTATAGTATAAGGTGATTAAATGAATAGTAATGTCCGGCTTGATGAAAAGGATAGGCAGATAATAACTCTTTTCCAGAAAAATCCAGAAATATCACAAAGTGAGATAGCTGAAATAATAGGCCTTTCGCAACCTTCTGTTGGGATGAGAATAAAAAAGCTGAAGGATAGAGGTATACTCTCGCATATTGTAGGTATGAACTTCAAAAAGGTTAATCTGTTCCTTGCAAAAGTTGAAATAGCTGCAAAAAATTCACAAAACATAATTGATACTTTTTCCAAATGCCCGTTCTTCATTAATGCTCTCATGGTATCGGGAAAATATAATATGACACTTCTTTTTATGGGAGAAAATATAGCAACGCTCGAATCTATTGTTGACTATCATTTAAGACAGAATCCAGATGTAAAAGAAGTTGAGTTTAATATAATTGTAAACCCTGTAAAGGATCTTGTAATGCCAGTTAGAATAACTTTAGAAGGTGAAAGAGGATGCGAATTGGATTGTGAGGGATGTCCTTATTATAAATC
The nucleotide sequence above comes from Methanofastidiosum sp.. Encoded proteins:
- a CDS encoding Lrp/AsnC family transcriptional regulator is translated as MNSNVRLDEKDRQIITLFQKNPEISQSEIAEIIGLSQPSVGMRIKKLKDRGILSHIVGMNFKKVNLFLAKVEIAAKNSQNIIDTFSKCPFFINALMVSGKYNMTLLFMGENIATLESIVDYHLRQNPDVKEVEFNIIVNPVKDLVMPVRITLEGERGCELDCEGCPYYKSGRCLGCPATSAYKGDFWRKD